In one Diprion similis isolate iyDipSimi1 chromosome 6, iyDipSimi1.1, whole genome shotgun sequence genomic region, the following are encoded:
- the LOC124406925 gene encoding transport and Golgi organization protein 2 isoform X3 — MEPGKEGGTWLALSTEGRLGALLNLTGEKRSTTSPGEGRGHLVTDFIISDVSADKYLENLHEKNLYEQIYNSFNLILVNLWNTDVSLLCSAENSEGPEKCLDNILGFGNSPMSRPLKKVTSGKERFKNIVQDAKILDQDKIIENIMLFLKWNEKHLPDPELESRAPKWYKDLSSVFVHMQDAEYGTRTHSILMVDGLNRLTFVEETLMPDASWKRQTFTTELQIFK; from the exons ATGGAACCAGGCAAGGAGGGCGGCACCTGGTTAGCGTTATCAACGGAAGGACGATTGGGCGCCCTTCTAAATTTAACCGGAGAAAAGAGATCGACCACATCTCCAGGAGAGGGTCGCGGCCATCTCGTCACAGACTTTATCATTTCAGATGTCTCCGCAGATAAATACTTGGAAAATCTTCATGAGAAAAACCTTTATGAACAAATCTATAACTCCTTCAATTTGATATTAGTCAATCTATG GAATACTGATGTATCTCTCCTATGCAGCGCCGAGAATTCTGAAGGACCAGAAAAATGTCTAGATAACATTTTAGGTTTTGGCAATAGCCCTATGAGTCGACCTCTCAAAAAAGTTACATCAGGGAAGGaaagattcaaaaatattgttcaggacGCAAAGATTTTGGACCAAgacaaaataattgaaaatatcatgCTATTCCTCaaatggaatgaaaa ACATTTGCCTGACCCAGAACTCGAAAGTAGAGCTCCTAAGTGGTACAAGGATTTAAGTTCAGTTTTCGTTCATATGCAGGATGCAGAGTACGGAACTAGAACACACTCTATATTGATGGTGGACGGATTGAATAGACTCACTTTTGTGGAAGAAACTTTAATGCCAGATGCGTCGTGGAAGAGACAGACTTTTACGACAGAATTACAGATATTTAAGTAA